The following is a genomic window from Pseudothermotoga thermarum DSM 5069.
CCGGGGTAGCGAAAGCTATTGAGGAAATACTCATAAAAAGAAGGTGACGGTTTGTGATTTTTTTGGTTGTTTCAGCTGTTTTGACGGCGCTTTCCATGCCAGGCTTTCTTTTGGGAATCTTAGTTTGGTTCTCACTGGTTTTTCTGTTCAAATCTCTCGAAAATAAAGGACCATTTTTCGGGGCGCTTTATGGTTTTTTGTTTTATTACATCTTCTGCGTGATAAATTTGTTTTGGGTTCTTCCGGTTTTAACGGAAAATCTTCCCAAAGTTTTCGGAAGATTTCCTAGTTGGTTGGGGTTTTTCGTCTTTCTTTTGATGTGCGCCATAGAAGCTCTCCCATTCGCTGGATTTGGTTTGATATATGGCTTCATGGAAAGATTCATAAAGACCAATCCTTACAAAGAAATACTTTTCACGGCAAGCTTGTACACGTTGTTTGACTATCTTCGCGGAATAGGTCAAATGGGTTTCACCGGTGGTACACTGTCCGATGCCCTTTACAAAGACGTTGGGATACTACAGCTTGCTTCCATAATTGGACCATATGGCCTAACCTTTTTGATAGTGGCTTTCAACTGTTGGTTGTACATAAACTGGAGAAGATCTCTAAAACCACTTGAAAAATTGATTTTTTACGTTCTTATTGTGATCGCGATATCACACGTTGTAGCAGCTTTTCTACCATTCCCGGTTACAAGCGAAAAAGCCATCGTTAGTGTTCAAACAAATGTGAAACAAGACGAAAAATATTCCACAGACGCTTTCACGCTTGCCCAACGCTATCTTGATTTGGTTTTGGGTTTTCAAGATTTACTCGTCGTTTTCCCTGAGGAGACTTTCACAAACGACATCAGAGGTGGTGCAGTCGAAAGGCTTTTCGTCGATACAGCAAGAGAAACCAACCTTAAGTTTCTCATTGGATTTCCAACCTTTGAAGGTGATGGTTACAAAAATTCCGCTGTTCTTCTAAGCAGTGCAGGTGTGGTGGATCAATACTCAAAAGTCATTCTTTTCCCGTTTGTGGAAATGCTTCCTTATCCAAGATTTTTCAGAGTTTTTGGCTTCTTAAGGGGACTTGAATACCTTAAGCCTGGGCAAGATTTTAAGCCTTTAGTTTTACCGGATTATCCACCGTTAGGGGTTCAGATATGCTTTGAATCTTACTTTTCCAAGCCGTCCAGGGAACTTGTGAAAAACGGTGCTGAAGTTTTGTTGGTGTGCACGAACGATGGATGGTTTGCTTACAACGTAGCTTTAAAACAACACTTCGCCAAAGCCGTCATGCGTGCCGTTGAAAATCGAAGACAAGTTATTCAAGTTTCCAACGCAGGTATAACCGGTATGATAGATCCATATGGAAGAATCCTTAAAATCGTTCCTTTGCGCAAAGAATTGGCAGCAAAGTTTGAGTTGATTCCAAACGATACAGTGACAATTTACTGCAGAATTGGTGATGTGATAATTTGGCTTTGCGTGGGTATATTAATAGTCGTCTTACTTTTACCACGACGGCAATACGTAAAAAGCGAGAGGAGGATCTTTTTAAGATGAGAGTTATAGCCATCGTTCTTGACAGTGTTGGAATTGGTGAGCTTCCAGATTCGCACCTTTACGGCGATCAAGGCAGCAACACTCTTGTGAATACCGCTAAAGCCGTCGGAGGTTTAAATCTGCCAAATTTGGCAAAAATGGGTCTTGGAAATCTGGACGACATACTGGGTGTTCCAAAGATGAAGGCAATTGGAGCCTATGGAATAATGCACGAAAAAAGCCCTGGAAAAGATTCGACGACTGGTCATTGGGAACTAGCTGGAATAATACTCAAGAAACCATTTGACATTTTTCCAAACGGTTTTCCAAAAGAATTGATCGAAGAATTTGAAAGAAGAACAAGAAGAAAGGTTATAGGAAACAAACCAGCCTCGGGGACCGAGATAATAAAAGAACTTGGGCCTGAACATGAAAAAACAGGTGCTTTGATCGTTTATACTTCTGCAGACAGTGTTTTTCAAATAGCCGCAAAGGAAGAGATAATTCCAGTTGAAGAACTTTACAAATACTGTGAAATAGCTAGAAAGCTTTTGGACGAAATGGGATACAAGGTAGGTCGTGTAATAGCAAGGCCTTTCACTGGCAAATATCCAAACTACGTTAGAACACCTAGAAGACACGACTATTCCCTTGAACCTGAAGATGAAACGCTTTTGGATATACTCGTTGAAAGTGGTATACCGGTCTATGGGATTGGCAAAATTTACGATCTCTACGCCGGAAGGGGCATAACGCAGCATATAAAAACTGAGGATAACTTGGACGGGATTTTAAAGACTATAGAAGCCATCAAAGAAAAGAACCACACTTGTATGATTTTCACAAACCTAGTTGACTTCGACATGAAGTACGGTCACAGAAACGATCCATACGGTTATGCGAAAGCTTTAGAGCAGTTTGATCAATACCTACCAGAAATTTGGTCAAACATGAAAGACGATGATTTTCTTTTCATAACGGCCGATCATGGATGTGATCCCACAACACCTTCGACCGATCATTCAAGAGAACGTGTGCCGATTTTAGTCTGTGGCAAGATAGTCAAACAAGATGTTAACCTTGGTATCAGAGAAACTTTCGCCGATTTTGGTCAAACCATAGCCGATTTATTCGGCGTGAGAAAGTTAAAGAGTGGAACATCCTTCAAAGACTTGATAATTGGCTGAAAGTTTAACGTTGATTTGCAAAGAGCACCGCCTTGCGCGGTGCTTTTTTTGTTTTTTCACTCTAATTTTATTTGACAAGTTTAACCACCAGGTGTATGCTTGAATGACTTAGCGAAAAAACCATCGCTTGAAAAATTTGCCTTTCAAAACTGACTTTGACAATCCAAGGGGGGATATCTATGAGAGCCAAGTTGGTTTTGGCTGTTGTTCTTACAACAATTTTTGCTTTTGGCTCAAATCTTGTTTTAAGAGATCATGAAGTGTGGGATCGTCACGACTATTGGAACAGGATCTACTGTGCTGTAACTGTAAAGAGTGATTCCTCTAATCTTGTCACCGATCTAAGATTGCAAGATTTTGTGATTACGGAATCTGCCTATGACGACGAAGGCAATGTGTTGATAACATGCAATGCAAGCTTTGACAATCCGTCCTACCAGTTTGACGGACCCGGTTTTTGGGAAGAATCTGTCAACTCGGACAAACTGGACATCGTCTTCCTCATCGATAGCACAGGAAGCATGGAAGAACATATTGACAACATCAAAAAGCAGCTAAGAATCTTCATCAAAAGATTAGCAGAACAGTATACGAACTTCCGAATGGTGATCGCTGTGTACGAAACCGACGAAATGCCAAGATGGCCAGATGGCAGGCGTGTCTATTTCTTCTACGGACCCATGATGAAGGAAGAGCTGGAATACCAAATTGAAAAACTCACCACAGGAGGCGAATGGTGGAACTTTCAGTGGGGATACGATGCATTTCTTTGGACGCT
Proteins encoded in this region:
- a CDS encoding vWA domain-containing protein produces the protein MRAKLVLAVVLTTIFAFGSNLVLRDHEVWDRHDYWNRIYCAVTVKSDSSNLVTDLRLQDFVITESAYDDEGNVLITCNASFDNPSYQFDGPGFWEESVNSDKLDIVFLIDSTGSMEEHIDNIKKQLRIFIKRLAEQYTNFRMVIAVYETDEMPRWPDGRRVYFFYGPMMKEELEYQIEKLTTGGEWWNFQWGYDAFLWTLDLPWRDDARKIVVIITDVFTDSVHGPNWYFAHGCSSSPYAVDMAMREKNIHLYFCQPDEENMAKTELSENFSEMVNPKVREANFDILLKLNDLTKKLSWPFCLG
- the lnt gene encoding apolipoprotein N-acyltransferase, with translation MIFLVVSAVLTALSMPGFLLGILVWFSLVFLFKSLENKGPFFGALYGFLFYYIFCVINLFWVLPVLTENLPKVFGRFPSWLGFFVFLLMCAIEALPFAGFGLIYGFMERFIKTNPYKEILFTASLYTLFDYLRGIGQMGFTGGTLSDALYKDVGILQLASIIGPYGLTFLIVAFNCWLYINWRRSLKPLEKLIFYVLIVIAISHVVAAFLPFPVTSEKAIVSVQTNVKQDEKYSTDAFTLAQRYLDLVLGFQDLLVVFPEETFTNDIRGGAVERLFVDTARETNLKFLIGFPTFEGDGYKNSAVLLSSAGVVDQYSKVILFPFVEMLPYPRFFRVFGFLRGLEYLKPGQDFKPLVLPDYPPLGVQICFESYFSKPSRELVKNGAEVLLVCTNDGWFAYNVALKQHFAKAVMRAVENRRQVIQVSNAGITGMIDPYGRILKIVPLRKELAAKFELIPNDTVTIYCRIGDVIIWLCVGILIVVLLLPRRQYVKSERRIFLR
- a CDS encoding phosphopentomutase, which encodes MRVIAIVLDSVGIGELPDSHLYGDQGSNTLVNTAKAVGGLNLPNLAKMGLGNLDDILGVPKMKAIGAYGIMHEKSPGKDSTTGHWELAGIILKKPFDIFPNGFPKELIEEFERRTRRKVIGNKPASGTEIIKELGPEHEKTGALIVYTSADSVFQIAAKEEIIPVEELYKYCEIARKLLDEMGYKVGRVIARPFTGKYPNYVRTPRRHDYSLEPEDETLLDILVESGIPVYGIGKIYDLYAGRGITQHIKTEDNLDGILKTIEAIKEKNHTCMIFTNLVDFDMKYGHRNDPYGYAKALEQFDQYLPEIWSNMKDDDFLFITADHGCDPTTPSTDHSRERVPILVCGKIVKQDVNLGIRETFADFGQTIADLFGVRKLKSGTSFKDLIIG